In Lewinellaceae bacterium, a single window of DNA contains:
- a CDS encoding DUF3368 domain-containing protein, with translation MVVISDTTAITNLYKVKLLLIVKELYGQIIIPEGVYEELSRLSNQKRIIDQSDWITIQKIENKELLKELLKELDQGEAEAITLAIEIKSDLLVIDEQKGRKVSRRYGLRIIGVLGILINAKKRGIISHVKPYMDDLREKAGFHIGEKLYSEILKRVDEEE, from the coding sequence ATGGTAGTAATAAGTGATACAACGGCAATAACCAATTTGTATAAAGTCAAGTTATTATTAATTGTAAAGGAATTATACGGGCAAATAATAATACCTGAAGGAGTCTATGAAGAATTATCAAGGCTTTCAAATCAAAAAAGAATAATCGATCAATCAGATTGGATAACAATTCAAAAGATTGAGAACAAAGAATTGTTGAAGGAGTTATTGAAAGAATTGGATCAAGGAGAAGCAGAGGCAATAACACTAGCAATAGAAATAAAATCGGATTTATTGGTGATTGATGAGCAAAAAGGGAGAAAAGTTTCAAGGCGATATGGATTAAGAATAATAGGAGTATTAGGTATTCTAATTAATGCAAAGAAAAGAGGAATAATTTCACATGTAAAACCCTATATGGACGACTTAAGAGAAAAAGCAGGATTTCATATTGGCGAAAAACTTTATAGCGAAATCCTGAAAAGAGTAGATGAAGAAGAATAA
- a CDS encoding PIG-L family deacetylase produces MINWRLLLLLGLFIIASGRLPAQAPRKWSSSETYKAIQKLNFLGSALYVAAHPDDENQRLISYLSNDVHAITTYLAMTRGDGGQNEIGPEIEELLGVIRTQELLAARRIDGGNQMFSRANDFGYSKNPEETLEFWGHEEALSDVVWAIRKWRPDIIINRFDEKSAGRTHGHHTTSAMLSYEAFDLAADKNTFPEQLKYAETWQPKRLFFNTSWWFYGSQENFEKADKSKMLSVDVGVYYPVLGKSNTEIAAAARSMHKAQGFGDAGTRGSQMEYLELLKGDMPADKENLFAGINTTWSRIEGGAPIGKILAEAEASFQFTNPGASVPKLMEALALIEALPDGFWKNVKQQEIKDVIQACLGLYLEAVAGEPSATPGEEVELNIEAINRSRIPVSLQSVNILPEGRDTALSLALNYNEDQKVSKMVALPEDMEATSPYWLKEKWEEGRYTVEDQRLRGLPEAPRAFRVQFNLTVAGRPFAVQKEVVYKYEDPVKGEVFQPFEITPPVFVQAVEPVYVFGHDEPQTVEVVVKSGKAQVSGTVELRHSEGWTVEPESVGFELALKGEEKTLRFQLSPPKQQDESFITPLAKVGGQAYSRKLTRIDYSHIPVQTILLDASARVARVELEKAGDEIGYIMGLGDEIPASLEQIGYNVSLLEENGITPENLRRFDAVILGARAYNGLERARFYQPALFEYVKNGGTLIVQYNKNFGLTVPMEDLAPYPLKISRDRVTVENAPVRFLKPEHPILNWPNKITASDFDGWVQERGLYFPNEWAEQYEPILSSNDPGEPPRDGGLLVARYGEGYYIYTGYSWFRQLPAGVPGAFRLFANMISIGKKPRP; encoded by the coding sequence ATGATAAACTGGAGACTTCTGTTATTATTGGGCCTTTTCATAATCGCCAGTGGACGGCTGCCGGCCCAGGCCCCCCGGAAATGGTCTTCGTCGGAAACTTATAAGGCCATCCAGAAGCTCAATTTTCTGGGCTCCGCGCTCTACGTTGCTGCTCACCCCGATGACGAGAACCAAAGGCTGATCTCCTACCTCTCGAATGACGTGCACGCCATCACCACCTACCTGGCCATGACCCGGGGCGATGGAGGCCAGAACGAGATCGGCCCCGAGATCGAAGAACTGCTGGGCGTGATCCGCACCCAGGAGTTGCTGGCCGCCCGGCGGATCGACGGCGGCAACCAGATGTTCAGCCGCGCCAACGACTTCGGCTATTCCAAAAACCCGGAGGAGACGCTGGAATTCTGGGGGCACGAAGAAGCCCTGTCCGACGTGGTGTGGGCCATTCGCAAGTGGCGGCCCGACATCATCATCAACCGGTTTGACGAGAAATCCGCCGGCCGCACCCACGGCCACCATACCACATCGGCCATGCTTTCTTATGAAGCCTTCGATCTGGCCGCCGATAAAAACACCTTCCCCGAGCAACTCAAATACGCCGAAACCTGGCAACCCAAGAGGCTGTTTTTCAACACGTCGTGGTGGTTTTACGGCAGCCAGGAAAATTTTGAAAAGGCGGACAAGTCCAAAATGCTGAGCGTCGACGTAGGGGTCTACTACCCCGTCCTCGGCAAGTCCAACACCGAAATTGCCGCCGCCGCCCGAAGCATGCACAAAGCCCAGGGCTTTGGCGATGCGGGCACCCGCGGTTCTCAGATGGAGTACCTCGAACTGCTGAAAGGGGATATGCCTGCCGATAAAGAAAACCTCTTTGCCGGCATCAATACTACCTGGAGCAGGATTGAAGGGGGGGCGCCTATCGGCAAGATACTCGCCGAGGCAGAGGCTTCTTTTCAGTTCACCAACCCCGGCGCCAGCGTTCCTAAACTGATGGAGGCCCTGGCCCTGATCGAAGCCTTGCCGGACGGGTTCTGGAAAAACGTCAAACAACAGGAGATCAAAGATGTCATCCAGGCCTGCCTGGGCTTGTACCTGGAAGCGGTGGCCGGCGAGCCTTCCGCCACCCCCGGAGAAGAAGTGGAATTGAACATAGAGGCGATCAACCGTTCCCGCATCCCGGTTAGCCTGCAATCTGTAAATATCCTTCCGGAAGGCAGGGACACCGCTCTTTCCCTGGCGCTGAACTACAACGAAGACCAGAAAGTGTCCAAAATGGTTGCCCTCCCTGAAGATATGGAAGCAACCAGCCCCTATTGGCTGAAAGAAAAGTGGGAGGAGGGGCGCTACACCGTTGAAGACCAGCGCCTGCGCGGTTTGCCGGAAGCGCCGCGGGCGTTCCGCGTCCAGTTCAACCTGACCGTTGCCGGCCGGCCATTTGCAGTACAAAAAGAAGTGGTGTACAAGTACGAAGACCCGGTAAAAGGTGAAGTCTTCCAACCGTTTGAGATCACGCCGCCCGTATTCGTACAGGCGGTGGAACCGGTTTATGTATTTGGGCACGACGAACCCCAGACGGTGGAGGTGGTCGTCAAATCGGGCAAAGCCCAGGTTTCCGGGACGGTGGAACTGCGCCACAGCGAAGGGTGGACAGTGGAACCCGAGTCGGTCGGCTTCGAACTGGCCCTCAAAGGAGAGGAAAAGACCCTTCGCTTTCAACTCTCTCCCCCAAAACAACAGGATGAAAGTTTCATAACTCCTTTAGCAAAAGTAGGCGGCCAGGCCTACAGCCGAAAACTCACCCGGATCGATTACAGCCATATTCCGGTGCAAACCATATTGCTCGACGCTTCCGCCAGAGTGGCGCGGGTAGAGCTTGAAAAAGCAGGCGATGAGATCGGCTACATCATGGGCCTGGGCGATGAAATTCCGGCCAGCCTGGAACAGATCGGCTATAACGTCTCCCTGCTGGAAGAAAATGGCATCACCCCGGAGAACCTCCGCCGCTTCGACGCGGTGATCCTCGGCGCGAGGGCCTATAATGGCCTGGAAAGAGCCCGTTTTTACCAGCCGGCCCTCTTTGAATACGTCAAAAATGGGGGTACGCTGATCGTTCAATACAATAAGAATTTCGGGCTGACCGTGCCCATGGAAGACCTCGCGCCTTATCCATTGAAAATTTCCCGCGACCGGGTGACGGTGGAAAACGCGCCGGTGCGTTTCCTGAAACCAGAGCATCCCATTCTGAACTGGCCCAACAAGATTACCGCATCAGACTTTGACGGCTGGGTGCAGGAAAGGGGCCTTTATTTCCCCAATGAGTGGGCGGAACAGTACGAGCCCATCCTCTCGAGCAATGACCCGGGTGAGCCGCCCAGAGACGGCGGCCTGCTGGTGGCGCGTTACGGGGAAGGTTATTACATCTACACCGGCTACAGCTGGTTCCGGCAATTGCCGGCCGGCGTGCCCGGAGCGTTCCGGCTGTTTGCCAATATGATTTCCATTGGGAAAAAGCCGAGGCCCTAG
- a CDS encoding UDP-2,3-diacylglucosamine diphosphatase: MKRELDIVILSDTHLGTYGCHAKELLNYLKSIKPEMLILNGDFIDMWQFRKRYFPKEHIQVLQRILKMSTNGTKVYYITGNHDDVLRRYSDFSSGNIHLRDKLILTLKGQTYWIFHGDIFDLVIRYSPFLSRLGGKGYDWLIRLNRSINKMRMAMGLPRMSFAKKVKHRVKEAVKFISDFEDTALQLAAEADYDYVVCGHIHRPQMRVEEVKGKKVTYLNSGDWVENLTALEYNWGCWSIYEYDEADYQYVNPKLLVKEVQEDDEVEGNPSIEEVYHQILHRRQGGEKERVG; the protein is encoded by the coding sequence ATGAAAAGGGAGCTCGATATTGTCATCTTATCCGATACGCATTTAGGAACTTACGGCTGCCATGCCAAAGAATTGCTCAACTACCTGAAGAGCATCAAACCGGAAATGCTGATCCTGAATGGCGACTTTATCGACATGTGGCAGTTCCGGAAGCGCTATTTTCCGAAAGAACACATACAGGTCCTGCAGCGCATTTTAAAAATGTCCACCAATGGCACCAAGGTATATTACATCACCGGCAACCACGACGATGTGCTCCGCCGCTATTCCGATTTTTCCTCCGGCAATATCCATCTGCGCGACAAACTCATTCTGACGCTGAAAGGGCAAACCTACTGGATCTTCCACGGAGACATCTTCGACCTGGTTATCCGCTATTCCCCGTTTCTCTCCCGCCTGGGGGGCAAGGGTTACGACTGGCTCATCCGCCTCAACCGCTCCATCAACAAGATGCGCATGGCAATGGGCCTGCCTCGCATGTCTTTCGCCAAAAAGGTGAAGCACCGCGTTAAGGAAGCCGTCAAGTTTATCAGCGATTTTGAAGATACGGCCCTGCAACTGGCGGCCGAAGCGGATTACGATTACGTCGTTTGCGGCCACATCCACCGCCCCCAGATGCGGGTGGAGGAGGTGAAGGGCAAAAAAGTAACCTACCTCAATTCCGGCGACTGGGTGGAGAACCTCACTGCCCTGGAATACAACTGGGGCTGCTGGTCCATCTACGAATACGACGAGGCCGATTACCAGTACGTCAACCCCAAACTCCTGGTCAAGGAAGTCCAGGAGGACGATGAAGTGGAGGGGAACCCGAGCATTGAAGAGGTATACCATCAAATTCTTCACCGGCGGCAGGGCGGGGAGAAGGAGCGGGTGGGGTAG
- a CDS encoding ISKra4 family transposase: MEDKGRVIGKATPRFAKMASWKYAQLSGRQAREDFSQNHGLKISKKLIQSLNERVGQVMMEKEQKWAYEIPALGKAVKTVGISRDGTTIPIKGEGYKETMVGTISLHDEEGQRMHTIYIGCSPEHGKATFDYVFGQEIERIKSKYPSAEYIGIADGEKGNWAFLDAYTTIQIIDFYHATEYLAGYAKCVYEDQFERKKWLEDSCSNLKNKRGGAAKLLKEMKKYASAHFIDDKEHPVIRAVTYFTNHKSKMNYWKYKKDNLPIGSGVVEAACKTLIKQRCCRSGSKWTRNTLDNILLARSLILTKGRWAQFWNKVDRYGF; the protein is encoded by the coding sequence ATGGAAGACAAGGGGCGGGTTATAGGCAAAGCGACTCCGCGGTTTGCCAAAATGGCGAGTTGGAAATATGCTCAATTATCGGGCAGGCAAGCGCGGGAGGACTTTTCCCAAAACCATGGCTTGAAAATCAGCAAGAAGCTCATCCAATCGCTAAATGAGCGAGTTGGGCAGGTGATGATGGAAAAAGAGCAGAAATGGGCTTATGAAATACCAGCCTTAGGCAAGGCTGTAAAAACGGTTGGGATTAGCCGAGACGGCACCACCATACCGATCAAAGGGGAAGGCTACAAAGAAACCATGGTTGGGACGATTAGCTTGCATGACGAGGAAGGCCAACGCATGCATACGATCTATATAGGTTGCTCGCCAGAACATGGCAAAGCCACTTTTGACTATGTATTCGGGCAGGAGATAGAACGCATTAAATCTAAATACCCATCAGCGGAATATATCGGCATTGCTGACGGAGAAAAAGGCAATTGGGCTTTTTTGGATGCTTATACCACTATTCAAATAATAGATTTTTATCATGCCACGGAGTATTTGGCAGGCTACGCCAAATGTGTTTATGAGGATCAATTCGAACGCAAAAAATGGTTAGAGGATAGTTGTAGCAACCTTAAAAACAAAAGAGGCGGCGCAGCTAAATTATTGAAGGAAATGAAAAAATATGCATCAGCCCATTTTATTGACGATAAAGAACATCCGGTTATCCGGGCAGTAACTTACTTTACCAACCACAAATCGAAAATGAATTATTGGAAATATAAAAAAGACAATTTGCCAATAGGTTCGGGAGTAGTGGAAGCGGCATGTAAAACCCTTATAAAACAACGGTGTTGTAGGTCTGGTAGCAAATGGACTCGAAATACACTGGACAATATTTTATTAGCGCGTAGCCTTATTTTAACGAAAGGGCGCTGGGCGCAATTTTGGAACAAAGTCGACCGATATGGTTTTTAG
- a CDS encoding MFS transporter, whose translation MIRTLKAFALHLPSLSVGLTFMTLSILFGSWLARLPEVQSALALSEGQLGLALLGLPLGALALTPFAGWLMKHIQTGRAMNLSTLLFCACLPIPAFAHSQWALMGGLFVVGLSNSFMNISMNAAAAAIEQQYRITIMSICHGMFSLGAMIGAGSAGLLAAADVPLQSHLIALALLMVGLQFLLRPIVFNLPNSDSGGSSFALPPKALLGLAFIGFCIMIGEGAIADWSAIYLRNILEANPFVASLGYAGFSMAMAMGRFAGDGIKVRLGAARLVAFGSLLGAGGLAIAILIPYPVAAVIGFTLVGLGFSSVVPLLFSAAAKTPGVAPGTGIAAVASSGVVGFLIGPPLIGGIAEHFGLGFGLGVVGALALVSALVSRRVRM comes from the coding sequence ATGATCAGAACACTGAAAGCATTTGCCCTGCACTTACCGAGCCTTTCCGTAGGGCTCACCTTTATGACCCTGAGTATCCTTTTCGGCAGCTGGCTGGCCCGGCTTCCGGAGGTACAATCGGCGCTCGCCCTTTCCGAAGGGCAACTGGGCCTGGCCCTGCTGGGGCTGCCCCTGGGCGCGCTGGCGCTGACGCCTTTTGCGGGCTGGCTGATGAAGCACATCCAAACCGGGCGGGCGATGAACCTGTCTACGCTCCTGTTTTGCGCCTGCCTGCCCATTCCGGCTTTCGCGCATAGCCAGTGGGCGCTCATGGGCGGCCTCTTTGTAGTGGGCCTGTCCAATAGTTTCATGAACATATCCATGAATGCGGCGGCGGCGGCCATCGAGCAGCAGTACCGCATCACCATCATGTCGATCTGCCACGGCATGTTCAGCCTGGGCGCCATGATCGGCGCCGGCAGCGCCGGTTTACTGGCGGCGGCCGACGTGCCCCTGCAAAGCCACCTCATTGCCTTAGCCTTGCTGATGGTCGGCCTGCAGTTTCTGCTGCGGCCCATTGTATTCAATCTGCCCAACAGCGACTCGGGGGGCTCCTCTTTTGCGCTGCCTCCGAAAGCCCTGCTGGGGCTGGCCTTCATCGGTTTTTGCATCATGATCGGCGAAGGCGCCATTGCCGACTGGAGCGCCATTTACCTGCGCAACATCCTGGAGGCCAACCCCTTTGTCGCCAGCCTCGGCTATGCCGGCTTCTCTATGGCCATGGCCATGGGCCGGTTTGCCGGCGACGGCATCAAGGTACGGCTGGGCGCCGCCCGGCTGGTGGCCTTTGGCAGCCTGCTCGGCGCCGGCGGCCTGGCCATCGCCATCCTGATCCCCTACCCCGTTGCCGCCGTGATCGGCTTTACTCTGGTGGGGCTGGGCTTTTCTTCGGTGGTGCCGCTGCTGTTCAGCGCCGCGGCCAAGACGCCGGGCGTAGCTCCGGGTACGGGCATCGCTGCAGTGGCCAGCTCGGGCGTGGTGGGCTTCCTCATCGGCCCTCCCCTGATCGGCGGCATTGCCGAGCACTTCGGGCTGGGCTTTGGCCTGGGCGTGGTGGGCGCGCTGGCACTGGTGTCGGCGCTGGTGTCCAGGAGGGTTAGGATGTAG
- a CDS encoding site-specific integrase produces the protein MKPLRAKMLRYMERRGYSPSTIRAYTMWVLQIALHYDKSPDLLTEEEIGAYFDHLRRSRQLSQSSLAGCYSGIKLLWEKVLGRSWNANKLPRSKRAKTLPEVLSEEEVRQLICQTKNLKHRAFLKLLYTTGVRVGELVKLKPGDTDSKRMVVRVEMGKGKKSRYTVLSMPLLKELRAYWLEYRPRVYLFEGQVPGRHISIRTVQTVFKQACKRIGLRKQVGVHVLRHPVLRDGTTHLLENGVDTLTVKALLGHSDVSTTARYVHVQNSRMKGLPDLLARW, from the coding sequence ATGAAACCATTAAGAGCGAAGATGTTGCGCTACATGGAGCGCAGAGGCTACAGCCCATCGACAATCAGGGCTTACACGATGTGGGTATTGCAAATAGCCTTGCATTACGACAAGAGCCCGGATTTGTTAACCGAAGAAGAAATTGGAGCCTACTTTGACCACCTGAGGCGAAGCCGGCAGTTAAGCCAAAGCAGCCTGGCGGGCTGTTACAGCGGCATCAAGCTGCTGTGGGAGAAGGTGTTGGGGCGGAGCTGGAACGCCAACAAATTGCCGCGAAGCAAAAGAGCCAAGACGCTGCCGGAAGTTTTGTCGGAAGAAGAAGTGCGGCAGCTTATTTGCCAGACAAAGAACCTCAAGCACCGGGCGTTCCTCAAATTATTGTATACCACGGGCGTCCGGGTAGGAGAGCTGGTGAAGCTCAAGCCCGGAGACACTGATTCCAAACGGATGGTTGTGCGGGTAGAGATGGGCAAAGGAAAGAAGAGCCGTTACACGGTTTTGTCGATGCCCTTGTTGAAAGAGTTGCGCGCTTACTGGCTGGAATACCGGCCGCGGGTTTATTTGTTTGAAGGGCAGGTGCCGGGGCGGCATATCAGCATCCGCACGGTACAAACCGTGTTCAAGCAGGCTTGCAAACGCATTGGCCTGCGCAAGCAAGTAGGGGTGCATGTGCTGCGCCATCCCGTCTTGCGAGACGGGACCACCCACCTCCTGGAAAACGGGGTAGATACCTTGACTGTGAAGGCGCTGCTGGGCCATTCTGACGTGTCCACCACTGCGCGCTACGTGCATGTTCAAAACAGCCGGATGAAAGGCCTGCCGGATTTGCTGGCCCGTTGGTAA
- a CDS encoding UPF0175 family protein, with translation MSVQISEDILSQVKMTENEFLIEIAVHFYDIGKMTMGQARNFAGIDQITFQKEMAKRNVYIKYDIEDLEEDLKTIEELDRLQSK, from the coding sequence ATGAGCGTACAAATTTCAGAAGATATTTTAAGTCAAGTCAAGATGACTGAAAATGAATTTCTAATTGAGATAGCCGTTCATTTTTATGATATTGGGAAAATGACAATGGGGCAAGCAAGAAATTTTGCAGGGATTGATCAGATAACATTTCAAAAAGAAATGGCTAAAAGAAATGTTTACATCAAATACGATATAGAAGATTTAGAGGAAGACCTAAAGACAATAGAAGAGCTGGATAGATTGCAATCCAAATAA
- a CDS encoding T9SS type A sorting domain-containing protein has protein sequence MKNLLLIFGITCFFYVGGNSQILNGSFEEVEYIPTLGDSVLYPSNWFSGAPQFDGYITTDSYSGEYAMFLKSWYGGNNTVFFYNGDSAVRHWGSKEKNKHLEGAGTPINELPSELKGFYKFQNVKPNDSMIVTVHLKKYIEEFDSILIVGFGHEKFPETELYKEFTVPIVEYSEETPDSIIIQIETSTNVNFCGDFECNYLTIDDFSLEHAVDTEELILNTIKVFPNPFSDKVRVTSENGIAKIVVSDLSGRILFSETTFGVTKNIDLSSFEIGVLILAIIEEGGEIYNFKLIKMN, from the coding sequence ATGAAGAATCTACTATTAATTTTTGGAATAACCTGTTTTTTTTATGTTGGTGGAAATAGTCAAATACTCAATGGAAGCTTTGAAGAAGTAGAGTATATTCCTACACTAGGAGACTCTGTATTGTACCCATCAAATTGGTTTTCTGGGGCCCCCCAATTTGATGGATACATTACAACAGATTCTTATAGTGGAGAATATGCTATGTTTTTGAAATCTTGGTATGGAGGGAATAATACGGTATTTTTTTACAATGGTGATTCAGCTGTAAGGCATTGGGGTTCAAAAGAAAAAAACAAGCATTTAGAGGGTGCGGGTACTCCGATAAATGAGCTTCCATCAGAGTTAAAGGGCTTTTATAAGTTTCAAAATGTCAAACCAAATGATTCAATGATAGTCACAGTACATCTGAAAAAATATATTGAAGAATTTGATAGTATCCTGATAGTTGGATTTGGTCATGAAAAATTTCCAGAAACTGAATTATATAAAGAATTTACAGTGCCGATTGTTGAGTATTCAGAAGAGACTCCTGATAGTATAATTATTCAGATTGAAACATCTACCAATGTAAACTTTTGTGGAGACTTTGAGTGTAATTATTTAACAATTGATGACTTTTCATTAGAGCATGCTGTAGACACAGAAGAACTAATTTTAAATACAATTAAGGTTTTTCCAAATCCTTTTTCGGATAAAGTAAGAGTCACATCAGAAAATGGTATTGCAAAAATAGTTGTATCAGATTTATCAGGAAGAATTCTTTTTTCTGAAACGACCTTTGGTGTTACAAAAAATATAGATTTAAGTAGCTTTGAAATTGGAGTGTTAATACTTGCCATTATTGAAGAAGGAGGTGAAATATATAATTTTAAATTAATTAAAATGAACTGA
- a CDS encoding site-specific integrase, with translation MKPLRAKMLRYMERRGYSPSTIRSYMMWVLQFALHYGKSPDLLTEEEIGAYFDHLRRSRQLSQSSLAGCYSGIKLLWEKVLGRSWNANKLPRSKRAKTLPEVLSEEEVRQLICQTKNLKHRAFLKLLYTTGVRVGELVKLKPGDTDSKRMVVRVEMGKGKKSRYTVLSMPLLKELRAYWLEYRPRVYLFEGQVPGRHISIRTVQTVFKQACKRIGLRKQVGVHVLRHPVLRDGTTHLLENGVDTLTVKALLGHSDVSTTARYVHVQNSRMKGLPDLLARW, from the coding sequence ATGAAACCATTAAGAGCGAAGATGTTGCGCTACATGGAGCGCAGGGGCTACAGCCCATCGACAATCAGGTCTTACATGATGTGGGTATTGCAATTTGCTTTGCATTACGGCAAGAGCCCGGATTTGTTAACCGAAGAAGAAATTGGAGCCTACTTTGACCACCTGAGGCGAAGCCGGCAGTTAAGCCAAAGCAGCCTGGCGGGGTGTTACAGCGGCATCAAGCTGCTGTGGGAGAAGGTGTTGGGGCGGAGCTGGAACGCCAACAAATTGCCGCGAAGCAAAAGAGCCAAGACGCTGCCGGAAGTATTGTCGGAAGAAGAAGTGCGGCAGCTTATTTGCCAGACAAAGAACCTCAAGCACCGGGCGTTCCTCAAATTATTGTATACCACGGGCGTCCGGGTAGGAGAGCTGGTGAAGCTCAAGCCCGGAGACACTGATTCCAAGCGGATGGTTGTGCGGGTAGAGATGGGCAAAGGAAAAAAGAGCCGATACACGGTTTTGTCAATGCCCTTGCTGAAGGAATTACGGGCCTATTGGCTGGAATACCGGCCGCGGGTTTATTTGTTTGAAGGGCAGGTGCCGGGGCGGCATATCAGCATCCGCACGGTACAAACCGTGTTCAAGCAGGCATGCAAGCGCATTGGCCTGCGCAAGCAAGTAGGGGTGCATGTGCTGCGCCATCCCGTCTTGCGAGACGGGACCACGCATTTACTGGAAAACGGAGTAGATACTTTGACGGTGAAGGCGCTGCTGGGCCATTCTGACGTGTCCACCACTGCGCGCTACGTGCATGTGCAAAACAGCCGGATGAAAGGCCTGCCAGATTTGCTGGCCCGTTGGTAA
- a CDS encoding helix-turn-helix transcriptional regulator, translating to MKAILEKIEPAFGSSFTIRRFDDKEECNRPHWHFHPEYEIVYISNGRGKRHIGDHISFYDDGDLIFLGPNLPHFGFTEELFEDHVEIVVQMKEDFLGQEFLSKPEMDAIKRLFERSRQGISFPGEVKEEVGRRLKAMMKLENFNRLLELLSILQLMARTADYKSLNASGFALEVNAQDQKRIEAVYHYVGSNFQEEVNLDEAASRVSMTVPAFCRYFKKLTRKTFSQFVNEFRIAHACRLLGDENRTIAAVSFDSGFNNLSHFNRQFKSITGFSPRDYRKGLKKVVS from the coding sequence ATGAAGGCAATTTTGGAAAAGATAGAGCCGGCCTTTGGTAGTTCGTTTACCATCCGGCGTTTCGATGATAAGGAAGAATGCAACCGCCCGCACTGGCACTTCCACCCGGAATACGAGATCGTGTACATCTCCAACGGGCGCGGCAAACGCCACATTGGCGACCACATCTCTTTCTATGACGATGGCGACCTGATCTTCCTGGGCCCCAACCTCCCGCACTTTGGTTTTACCGAAGAGCTTTTCGAAGATCATGTCGAGATCGTGGTGCAGATGAAGGAAGACTTCCTGGGGCAGGAGTTCCTGAGCAAGCCGGAGATGGATGCGATCAAGCGGCTCTTCGAGCGTTCCCGGCAGGGCATTTCCTTCCCGGGGGAGGTCAAGGAAGAGGTGGGGCGCCGCCTGAAGGCCATGATGAAGCTGGAAAATTTCAACCGCCTGCTGGAGTTGTTGTCCATCCTGCAGCTGATGGCCCGCACTGCCGATTACAAATCGCTCAATGCCAGCGGATTCGCGCTGGAAGTGAATGCCCAGGACCAGAAGCGCATCGAAGCGGTATACCATTACGTAGGCAGCAATTTTCAGGAGGAAGTCAACCTGGACGAAGCCGCATCCCGGGTCAGTATGACGGTGCCGGCTTTCTGCCGCTACTTCAAAAAGCTGACGCGCAAGACGTTCAGCCAGTTTGTCAACGAGTTCCGCATCGCCCATGCCTGCCGCCTGCTGGGAGACGAAAACCGGACGATAGCCGCCGTGAGTTTCGACAGCGGTTTCAACAATTTATCTCACTTCAACCGCCAGTTTAAAAGCATTACCGGCTTTAGCCCGCGGGATTACCGCAAGGGCCTGAAAAAGGTGGTCTCCTAA